In one Pseudomonadota bacterium genomic region, the following are encoded:
- a CDS encoding endonuclease/exonuclease/phosphatase family protein, with the protein MDITFLTWNVEHFNGKKGAEKAGRVARVIAEIEAHAPDVFGILEVEAATAFGALAEALTDYNFHLSEGTQTQEILIGWRKSLRAFVTQKGEFKENNIYLRPASLLTIYSDGGRPIPVLFGHFKSSPTPEGFGLRAAMVEKVGALKKAMDKAAPSYGLVTAPMVFLGDINTMGLTLTDSPDDISEADEIARMARRLARRNLRPLVKSHPATFFDGSTGTYGESDLDHIFADGSVEVVPTDGHEALVAGWALEPEGPSRDGWIASMSDHAPVVATLRFPTV; encoded by the coding sequence ATGGACATTACATTTCTCACTTGGAACGTTGAGCACTTCAACGGCAAGAAAGGCGCTGAGAAGGCTGGCCGCGTGGCGCGCGTCATCGCGGAAATCGAGGCGCATGCGCCTGATGTGTTCGGCATTCTCGAGGTGGAGGCGGCCACCGCCTTCGGCGCGCTGGCGGAGGCGCTGACGGACTACAATTTCCACCTGTCCGAGGGCACCCAGACGCAGGAGATCCTCATCGGTTGGCGGAAGTCGCTGCGCGCCTTCGTGACCCAGAAGGGCGAATTCAAGGAGAACAACATCTATCTCCGCCCGGCCTCGCTCCTGACGATCTACAGTGACGGAGGCCGCCCGATCCCCGTCCTCTTCGGGCATTTCAAATCTTCGCCCACGCCAGAGGGCTTCGGTCTTCGCGCGGCGATGGTGGAGAAGGTGGGCGCGCTCAAGAAGGCCATGGACAAGGCGGCGCCGAGTTACGGCCTCGTGACCGCGCCCATGGTTTTCCTCGGCGATATCAATACGATGGGGCTCACGCTGACGGACTCGCCCGATGATATCTCTGAGGCTGACGAGATCGCGCGCATGGCCCGCCGCCTCGCACGGCGCAATCTGCGCCCGCTGGTGAAATCGCACCCGGCCACCTTCTTTGACGGCAGCACGGGGACCTACGGCGAGAGCGACCTCGATCATATCTTCGCGGATGGCTCGGTGGAGGTTGTGCCCACCGATGGCCACGAGGCGCTCGTGGCGGGCTGGGCGCTGGAGCCCGAGGGGCCCTCCCGCGATGGCTGGATCGCGTCGATGTCGGACCATGCGCCGGT
- the lipA gene encoding lipoyl synthase gives MRDLAPPKLKTRDITDRVQRHPEKQRGPDNPQPKKPDWIRVKAPVGEGYRQTREIMRENKLTTVCEEAGCPNMGECWNQGHATMMIMGEVCTRACTFCNIATGKPPEDLDPFEPGRVAFAVKKLGLNHVVVTSVDRDDVEDGGAAHFAQTIRAIRKQSPDTTIEILTPDFIRCDDKALEVVVEAKPDVFNHNLETVPGLYPEVRPGARYFHSLRLLQRVKELEPAIFTKSGIMVGLGEREQEVTQVMEDMRAADIDFLTIGQYLQPTPKHHAVDRFVTPEEFASYEKRAWNKGFLMVSSTPLTRSSYHAGDDFAKLRAAREAKLVKSASK, from the coding sequence ATGCGCGACCTCGCACCGCCAAAGCTCAAGACCCGCGACATCACGGACCGCGTGCAGCGCCACCCGGAAAAGCAGCGCGGCCCCGACAATCCCCAGCCCAAGAAGCCGGACTGGATCCGCGTGAAGGCGCCGGTGGGCGAGGGCTACAGGCAGACCCGCGAGATCATGCGGGAGAACAAGCTCACCACCGTCTGCGAAGAGGCCGGCTGCCCCAACATGGGCGAGTGTTGGAACCAGGGCCACGCCACCATGATGATCATGGGCGAGGTCTGCACCCGCGCCTGCACCTTCTGCAATATCGCCACGGGAAAGCCGCCGGAGGATCTCGACCCGTTCGAGCCGGGCCGCGTGGCCTTCGCGGTCAAGAAGCTCGGCCTCAACCATGTCGTCGTGACCTCCGTGGACCGTGACGACGTGGAAGACGGCGGCGCCGCGCATTTCGCGCAGACGATCCGCGCCATCCGAAAGCAATCTCCAGACACCACCATCGAGATCCTCACGCCTGATTTTATCCGCTGCGATGACAAGGCCTTGGAGGTCGTCGTTGAAGCGAAGCCCGACGTCTTCAACCACAATCTGGAGACGGTGCCGGGCCTCTACCCGGAAGTGCGCCCGGGCGCGCGTTACTTCCATTCGCTGCGCCTTCTTCAGCGCGTGAAGGAGCTCGAGCCCGCCATCTTCACCAAGTCCGGGATCATGGTGGGCCTCGGCGAGCGCGAGCAGGAGGTGACGCAGGTCATGGAAGACATGCGCGCGGCGGACATCGATTTTCTCACCATCGGCCAGTATCTCCAGCCCACGCCCAAGCACCACGCCGTGGACCGCTTCGTGACGCCCGAGGAGTTCGCCAGCTACGAGAAGAGGGCCTGGAACAAGGGCTTTCTCATGGTCTCATCGACGCCGCTCACGCGCTCGAGCTACCACGCGGGCGATGACTTCGCGAAGCTCCGGGCCGCGCGCGAGGCAAAATTGGTGAAATCCGCCTCCAAGTAA
- a CDS encoding DUF6456 domain-containing protein: MHLAGKDVDEAGLPPWLPEPARHYLFHTEAGLSIRAVARRAGVHASTVLRQVQRFEQRRDDPLIDEGLRRLGWSHFRKSDGKDPIKMPQAALSLVPDADTAPSEALIAREGRRILRRLCETGAVLAVAREMEKAVVVRDTADGGTTKTAVVDRPVAQAMALKDWIACAAPEARIARYRITQAGRAALKRLLAEQENRKAGFAEAQSPFAAQHRDWAERDVMEAGETRPRRLRYNLAESPLAALARRKDRDGAPFLSDDLVAAGERLREDFELAQMGPRVAQNWDRFLTGGHDGSFTSTDGLGGPEAARTRVQDALADLGPGLGDVALRCCCFLEGLETAEKRMGWSARSGKIVLRIALGRLMEHYARRHGKYGPMIG; this comes from the coding sequence ATGCATCTCGCCGGTAAAGATGTGGATGAGGCGGGCCTGCCGCCATGGCTACCGGAGCCAGCGCGGCACTACCTTTTTCACACCGAAGCCGGGCTCTCGATCCGGGCCGTGGCGCGGCGCGCGGGCGTTCACGCCTCCACCGTGCTCCGCCAGGTCCAGCGCTTTGAGCAGCGCCGGGACGATCCGCTGATAGACGAAGGACTGCGCCGCCTGGGGTGGTCCCATTTTCGAAAGTCAGACGGAAAGGATCCGATCAAGATGCCCCAAGCCGCGCTCAGCCTTGTTCCCGACGCAGACACCGCGCCCTCCGAAGCGCTCATCGCCCGCGAAGGCCGCCGCATCCTGCGTCGTCTTTGCGAGACGGGGGCCGTGCTCGCGGTGGCCCGGGAGATGGAGAAGGCCGTCGTCGTCCGCGATACCGCCGATGGGGGGACAACAAAGACCGCCGTCGTCGACCGCCCCGTGGCACAGGCCATGGCGCTGAAGGACTGGATCGCCTGCGCCGCGCCCGAGGCCCGCATCGCGCGCTACCGCATCACGCAGGCCGGCCGCGCGGCGCTCAAGCGGCTTCTGGCTGAGCAGGAGAATCGGAAGGCGGGCTTCGCGGAGGCGCAAAGCCCCTTCGCCGCGCAACATCGCGATTGGGCCGAGCGTGACGTCATGGAGGCGGGCGAGACGCGCCCGCGCCGGCTCCGCTACAACCTCGCCGAAAGCCCGCTTGCCGCGCTGGCCCGCCGCAAGGACCGGGACGGTGCGCCCTTTCTCAGCGACGATCTCGTGGCCGCGGGCGAACGCCTGCGCGAGGATTTCGAGCTGGCGCAGATGGGGCCGCGCGTGGCGCAGAACTGGGACCGCTTCCTCACCGGCGGCCATGACGGCAGCTTCACCTCCACCGACGGCCTCGGCGGCCCCGAGGCGGCGCGCACCCGTGTGCAGGACGCGCTCGCCGATCTCGGGCCCGGGCTCGGCGACGTGGCGCTGCGCTGCTGCTGCTTCCTCGAAGGGCTCGAGACCGCGGAAAAGCGCATGGGATGGTCGGCGCGCTCGGGCAAGATCGTGCTGCGCATCGCGCTGGGGCGTCTGATGGAGCACTACGCGCGCCGCCACGGCAAGTATGGCCCGATGATCGGCTGA
- a CDS encoding DUF6477 family protein, which produces MQDVYTRLSTLSRPRLLISAARHGLLDYDRSRHLRKILGTPRAPGPTEAATRLMEIEAGYNDARESGDGSYTIGRHIDVLIALMGEAALLGAARDAKV; this is translated from the coding sequence ATGCAAGATGTATACACACGTCTGTCCACACTCTCCCGTCCCCGGCTTCTGATCTCTGCCGCGCGGCACGGGCTCCTCGATTACGACCGGAGCCGCCATCTCCGGAAGATCCTCGGCACACCCCGCGCGCCGGGGCCCACGGAGGCCGCCACGCGGCTCATGGAGATCGAGGCGGGATACAATGACGCCCGCGAGAGCGGCGACGGCAGCTACACCATCGGCCGCCATATCGACGTGCTCATCGCGCTGATGGGTGAGGCCGCGCTTCTTGGTGCCGCGCGCGACGCCAAGGTGTGA
- a CDS encoding trimethylamine methyltransferase family protein produces the protein MKDAPTGARRGRGGGGAARRAARTGVRLEAARFIERNIPVMDLLSTEALDIIEDRAEEVLEEIGVAFVENPAALARWKEAGADVQSERVRLPRGLARKLCATAPARFTQHARNPERAVEIGGKSLVCAPVYGPPFVRDAGGGRRYATMADFETFVKLGYMSKWVHHSGGTVCEPTDVAVNKRHLDMLRAHMVLSDKPFMGSVTEPSRAQDSVEMCEILFGKDFVAQNTVMTSLININSPLTFDSTMMGALEIYAAANQACIVSPFIVGGAMAPVSVAGTLVQVLAEVMAGIAYSQLIRPGAPVIFGTFVTSIDMGSGAPTFGTPEASQILYGAGQLARRMGLPFRSGGGLCGSKLPDAQAAYETANTLNAALMGGVNFMLHSCGWLEGGLVSSFEKFVMDADQLGTLHKMAAGVAHDENALAMDALREVGPGGHYLDAAHTHANYKEAFWRSDVFDYKPFETWADEGARDTQMLATARVEKLLAAYQAPALDPAINEALNAYVTEKKASMPDAFV, from the coding sequence ATGAAAGATGCACCCACCGGAGCCCGCCGCGGTCGCGGAGGAGGGGGGGCCGCCCGGCGTGCTGCGCGCACGGGTGTCAGGCTCGAGGCGGCGCGCTTCATCGAGCGCAATATCCCGGTCATGGATCTCCTGAGTACCGAGGCGCTCGACATCATCGAGGACCGCGCCGAGGAGGTGCTCGAGGAGATCGGGGTGGCCTTCGTCGAGAACCCTGCGGCGCTCGCGCGCTGGAAAGAGGCGGGCGCCGATGTCCAGAGCGAGCGGGTGCGGTTGCCGCGCGGGCTCGCACGCAAGCTCTGCGCCACGGCGCCTGCGCGTTTCACCCAGCACGCGCGCAATCCCGAGCGCGCGGTGGAGATCGGCGGCAAGAGCCTCGTTTGCGCCCCGGTCTATGGGCCGCCCTTCGTGCGCGATGCCGGAGGAGGCCGCCGGTACGCCACCATGGCCGATTTCGAGACCTTCGTGAAACTCGGCTACATGTCGAAATGGGTGCACCATTCCGGCGGCACGGTCTGCGAGCCCACGGACGTGGCGGTCAACAAGCGCCACCTCGACATGCTGCGCGCGCATATGGTGCTCTCTGACAAGCCGTTTATGGGCTCGGTGACGGAGCCCAGCCGCGCGCAGGACAGCGTGGAGATGTGCGAGATCCTCTTCGGCAAGGATTTCGTGGCCCAGAACACGGTGATGACATCGCTCATCAACATCAACTCGCCGCTCACCTTCGACAGCACGATGATGGGCGCGCTCGAGATCTATGCCGCCGCAAACCAGGCCTGCATCGTCTCGCCCTTCATCGTGGGCGGTGCCATGGCGCCCGTCTCCGTGGCGGGCACGCTCGTGCAGGTGCTGGCCGAGGTCATGGCCGGCATCGCCTACAGCCAGCTCATCCGCCCCGGCGCGCCCGTGATCTTCGGCACCTTCGTGACCTCGATCGACATGGGAAGCGGGGCGCCGACCTTCGGCACGCCCGAGGCCTCCCAGATCCTCTACGGCGCGGGCCAGCTCGCCAGGCGCATGGGGCTACCCTTCCGCTCGGGCGGCGGGCTTTGCGGCTCGAAGCTGCCGGATGCGCAGGCCGCCTACGAGACCGCCAACACGCTCAACGCCGCGCTCATGGGCGGGGTGAACTTCATGCTTCATTCCTGTGGCTGGCTGGAGGGCGGGCTGGTCTCGAGCTTCGAGAAATTCGTGATGGATGCTGACCAGCTCGGCACGCTGCACAAGATGGCCGCCGGCGTGGCGCACGACGAAAACGCGCTCGCCATGGACGCGCTGCGCGAGGTGGGCCCCGGCGGGCACTACCTCGACGCCGCCCATACCCACGCGAATTACAAGGAGGCGTTCTGGCGCTCAGATGTCTTCGACTACAAGCCTTTCGAGACCTGGGCCGACGAAGGCGCGCGAGATACCCAGATGCTGGCCACGGCGCGCGTGGAAAAGCTCCTCGCCGCCTACCAGGCCCCGGCGCTCGATCCGGCCATCAACGAGGCGCTCAACGCCTACGTGACGGAGAAGAAGGCCTCCATGCCGGACGCCTTCGTTTGA
- the guaA gene encoding glutamine-hydrolyzing GMP synthase, whose product MDQHDRLLIIDFGSQVTQLIARRLRELNVYCEIHPFQKVTEAFLAEFAPKAVIFSGGPASVMDADAPQPPASVFELGVPILGICYGQQVMMHMLGGRVERGHGTAEFGRAYVTPSEDRIDLLTGWFLEDREQVWMSHGDHVAEIAPGFEVYGTSPNAPFAITADLARKFFAVQFHPEVHHTPNGRTLYENFVRLAGFTGDWTMGAYREEAVRLIREQVGDGKVICGLSGGVDSSVAAVLIHEAIGDQLTCVFVDHGLLRKNEAEEVVGMFRDAFNIPLIHADESDLFLGALKGVSDPEEKRKTIGRLFIDVFQKHADEIEGAAFLAQGTLYPDVIESVSFSGGPSVTIKSHHNVGGLPEKMGLKLVEPLRELFKDEVRALGRELGLPDSFIGRHPFPGPGLAIRCPGVITREKLDILREADAVYIDQIRKHGLYDEIWQAFVAILPVRTVGVMGDGRTYDFACALRAVTSVDGMTADYYPFSHDFLGETATRIINEVRGINRVTYDITSKPPGTIEWE is encoded by the coding sequence ATGGACCAACATGACCGCCTGCTCATCATCGATTTCGGATCCCAGGTCACGCAGCTGATCGCGCGCCGCCTGCGGGAGCTGAACGTCTATTGCGAGATCCATCCCTTCCAAAAGGTGACGGAGGCCTTCCTTGCCGAGTTCGCGCCGAAGGCGGTGATCTTTTCCGGCGGTCCCGCAAGCGTCATGGACGCGGACGCGCCTCAGCCTCCTGCGTCGGTCTTCGAGCTTGGCGTGCCGATCCTGGGCATTTGCTACGGTCAACAGGTCATGATGCACATGCTCGGCGGGCGCGTGGAGCGCGGGCACGGCACGGCGGAGTTCGGACGGGCCTATGTGACGCCCTCCGAGGACCGCATCGACCTCCTCACCGGCTGGTTCCTCGAGGACCGCGAGCAGGTCTGGATGTCCCACGGGGACCACGTGGCCGAGATCGCGCCGGGCTTCGAGGTCTATGGCACCTCGCCCAACGCGCCTTTCGCGATCACCGCGGACCTCGCGCGCAAGTTCTTCGCCGTGCAGTTTCACCCCGAGGTGCACCACACGCCCAATGGCCGCACACTCTATGAGAATTTCGTTAGGCTCGCGGGCTTCACCGGCGACTGGACCATGGGCGCCTACCGCGAGGAGGCCGTGCGCCTCATCCGCGAGCAGGTGGGCGACGGCAAGGTGATCTGCGGGCTGTCGGGCGGGGTGGATTCATCGGTGGCTGCGGTGCTGATCCACGAGGCCATCGGCGACCAGCTTACCTGCGTTTTCGTCGATCACGGGCTCCTCAGGAAGAACGAGGCGGAGGAAGTGGTGGGCATGTTCCGCGACGCCTTCAACATCCCGCTCATTCATGCCGACGAGAGCGATCTTTTCCTCGGCGCGCTCAAGGGCGTGAGCGACCCCGAGGAGAAACGAAAGACCATCGGTCGGCTCTTCATCGATGTCTTCCAGAAGCACGCCGACGAGATCGAAGGCGCGGCCTTTCTCGCGCAGGGCACGCTCTATCCCGACGTGATCGAGAGCGTGAGCTTTTCCGGCGGGCCCTCCGTGACGATCAAGAGCCACCACAACGTGGGCGGACTGCCGGAGAAAATGGGGCTTAAGCTCGTGGAGCCGCTGCGCGAGCTCTTCAAGGACGAGGTGCGCGCCTTGGGCCGCGAGCTCGGCCTGCCAGACAGCTTCATCGGTCGCCATCCCTTCCCTGGCCCGGGCCTCGCCATCCGCTGCCCCGGAGTGATCACGCGCGAGAAGCTCGACATCCTGCGCGAGGCCGACGCCGTCTATATCGACCAGATCCGGAAGCACGGGCTCTACGACGAGATCTGGCAGGCCTTCGTGGCGATCCTGCCCGTGCGCACGGTGGGCGTCATGGGCGACGGGCGCACCTATGACTTCGCCTGCGCGCTCCGCGCGGTGACGAGCGTCGACGGTATGACGGCGGATTACTACCCGTTCAGCCACGACTTCCTCGGCGAGACAGCCACGCGCATCATCAACGAAGTGCGCGGCATCAACCGCGTCACCTACGACATCACCTCCAAGCCCCCGGGCACCATCGAGTGGGAATAG
- a CDS encoding sulfotransferase domain-containing protein, whose product MKPIFILGLGAQKAGTSWLHSLLSKQSNVNLGFKKEYHIWDYVFSDLGSRFEAPLKSPDTAADAIRRMMQADPAVYTAYFRGLITPEINVSGDITPSYSVIGRDGLEKIHGYLDGAGFDVRVFFLMRDPIERIWSAARMQERNRKRKGNQPTDSYAEKKVLDYLKLPGQVARSDYRSTVENIESVFPKDKVHFAIFEDLFNEASIERISAFLGFKIEGAEFDKRVNASPSASRSAETTRALQDFLAPQYSFCREKFPITWELWKGSP is encoded by the coding sequence ATGAAGCCAATATTTATTCTCGGCTTGGGCGCGCAAAAGGCAGGCACATCCTGGCTCCACAGCCTCCTGTCGAAACAGAGCAATGTGAACCTCGGGTTCAAGAAGGAGTACCACATATGGGACTATGTCTTCTCTGATCTCGGCAGCCGTTTCGAGGCGCCCTTAAAGAGCCCCGACACAGCCGCGGATGCGATCCGTCGGATGATGCAGGCCGACCCTGCGGTCTACACCGCATACTTCCGAGGTCTCATCACCCCGGAGATCAACGTGAGCGGTGATATCACACCGAGCTATTCCGTGATTGGGCGAGACGGGCTCGAGAAGATCCACGGATATCTCGATGGCGCGGGGTTCGACGTGCGGGTTTTCTTCCTGATGCGCGATCCAATCGAACGGATCTGGTCTGCGGCGAGGATGCAGGAGCGTAATCGAAAGCGGAAAGGAAACCAGCCGACCGACAGCTACGCGGAAAAGAAGGTGCTCGATTACCTGAAGCTTCCAGGTCAGGTGGCCCGGTCCGACTACAGATCGACTGTGGAAAACATCGAGAGCGTTTTCCCGAAGGACAAGGTCCATTTCGCGATCTTCGAGGATTTGTTTAACGAGGCCAGCATCGAGCGGATCAGCGCGTTTCTTGGCTTCAAGATCGAGGGTGCCGAGTTCGACAAGCGGGTCAACGCATCTCCGTCGGCATCTAGGTCCGCGGAGACGACGCGAGCGCTCCAGGATTTCCTCGCACCACAGTATTCGTTCTGCCGAGAGAAGTTCCCCATCACATGGGAGCTTTGGAAAGGCAGCCCCTGA
- a CDS encoding DMT family transporter: MTDTVRGAVWMIGAIVSFTAMAVAGRAVSFELDTFEIMMYRSFLGIAVVVGVAWAAGTLGEVNRRNLGLHAVRNLAHFFGQNCWFYALTLIPLAQLFALEFTSPIWVLLLAPLFLGERLTWPKVGFAALGFVGVLIVSRPDFSSVEPGIVIGAAAAIGFAGSAIFTKMLTRTETITCILFYLTVMQAVFGVICAGFDGDIALPSAATLPWLLVIGLAGLVAHFCLTTALSLAPASVVMPVDFVRLPVIALIGMAFYAEPLDALVFVGAALIFAANYLNILREARMAKM, encoded by the coding sequence ATGACCGACACCGTACGCGGCGCGGTCTGGATGATCGGTGCCATCGTCTCCTTCACCGCCATGGCCGTGGCCGGGCGCGCGGTGAGCTTCGAGCTCGATACCTTCGAGATCATGATGTACCGCTCGTTTCTCGGGATCGCGGTTGTTGTTGGCGTGGCCTGGGCCGCTGGGACGCTGGGCGAGGTCAATCGGCGCAATCTCGGCCTCCATGCCGTGCGTAATCTCGCGCATTTCTTCGGGCAGAATTGCTGGTTTTACGCGCTGACGCTGATTCCGCTGGCCCAACTCTTCGCGCTGGAATTCACCTCCCCCATCTGGGTGCTGCTCCTCGCGCCGCTCTTCCTCGGCGAGCGGCTCACATGGCCCAAGGTGGGATTTGCCGCGCTGGGCTTTGTCGGTGTGCTCATCGTCTCGCGCCCCGATTTCTCCAGCGTGGAGCCCGGGATCGTCATCGGGGCCGCGGCGGCCATCGGCTTTGCGGGGTCGGCCATCTTCACCAAGATGCTGACACGCACGGAGACGATCACCTGCATCCTCTTCTACCTCACCGTGATGCAGGCGGTCTTCGGCGTGATCTGCGCGGGCTTTGACGGCGATATCGCGCTTCCCTCGGCGGCCACGCTGCCCTGGCTCCTCGTCATCGGGCTCGCCGGGCTCGTGGCGCATTTCTGCCTGACGACCGCGCTCTCGCTCGCGCCCGCGTCGGTTGTGATGCCGGTGGACTTCGTGCGCTTGCCGGTGATCGCGCTCATCGGGATGGCCTTCTACGCCGAACCGCTCGACGCGCTCGTCTTCGTGGGAGCCGCGCTGATCTTTGCGGCCAACTACCTCAACATCCTGCGCGAAGCGCGTATGGCCAAAATGTGA
- a CDS encoding transporter, with translation MKKYLTTSAALAIAASAASAGGIDRSGQGIGVIFQDTGDMGGYAQFSFGNVSPEANGTFTGGEASPLGSYQQTGFAFKQQLSDALSLSVIYDQPFGALVEYDAGAPFFGGFADINSDAVTVLGRYELANGFSVHGGVRALSVEGSILTFFGFTPALLSAESSFDLGTVVGAAYEREDIALRVALTYSSAITSEFTATENGVDTAFDVEFPESINLDFQTGVAQDTLVFGTVRWVGWGGFNLTTPGDGVPGVSPAEYVNFEDDTITYTVGVGRRLSEELSVAVSYTYEEQGVIPSTTALAPTTGLSSFAVSGSYALDGGVTISGGITYGIPGDQVVENGLVGDVNFDDNEVIGVGVRVGFAF, from the coding sequence ATGAAAAAATACCTCACGACGAGCGCCGCACTCGCCATCGCAGCATCCGCCGCATCCGCTGGCGGCATCGACCGCTCCGGGCAGGGCATCGGCGTCATTTTCCAGGACACCGGCGACATGGGCGGCTATGCCCAGTTCTCCTTCGGCAACGTGAGCCCCGAGGCAAACGGCACCTTCACCGGTGGCGAGGCTAGCCCGCTCGGCTCCTACCAGCAGACAGGCTTTGCCTTCAAACAGCAGCTGTCCGACGCGCTCAGCCTTTCGGTGATCTACGATCAGCCGTTCGGGGCGCTCGTGGAGTATGACGCTGGCGCGCCCTTCTTCGGCGGCTTCGCAGACATCAACTCGGACGCCGTCACGGTGCTTGGCCGCTACGAACTCGCCAACGGCTTCAGCGTCCACGGTGGCGTGCGCGCGCTGAGCGTGGAGGGCAGCATCCTGACCTTCTTCGGCTTTACCCCTGCCCTTCTCTCCGCTGAATCGAGCTTCGATCTCGGCACGGTTGTGGGTGCCGCCTACGAGCGCGAGGACATCGCGCTGCGCGTGGCGCTCACCTATTCGAGCGCGATCACGTCCGAGTTCACCGCGACGGAGAACGGCGTGGACACTGCGTTTGACGTGGAATTCCCGGAGAGCATCAACCTCGACTTCCAGACTGGCGTTGCACAGGACACGCTCGTCTTCGGTACCGTCCGTTGGGTCGGCTGGGGCGGGTTCAACCTGACCACGCCCGGCGATGGCGTGCCAGGCGTGAGCCCGGCGGAGTATGTAAACTTCGAAGATGACACCATCACCTACACCGTGGGTGTGGGCCGTCGCCTTTCGGAAGAGCTCTCGGTCGCAGTGTCCTACACCTATGAGGAGCAGGGCGTCATCCCGTCCACCACGGCTCTTGCACCGACCACCGGCCTCAGCAGCTTCGCAGTATCCGGCTCCTATGCCCTCGACGGCGGCGTCACGATCTCCGGCGGCATCACCTACGGCATTCCCGGCGACCAGGTCGTCGAAAATGGCCTCGTGGGCGATGTGAACTTTGACGACAACGAAGTGATCGGTGTCGGCGTCCGGGTCGGCTTCGCCTTCTGA
- a CDS encoding DMT family transporter, translated as MATQMTMGPRAWGELLLLSLIWGGTFLSVRIALDTIGPLTVVAHRVGWACLLLWAVVAVLRLPLPLSARLLFGFLGMGLLNNAVPFTLQAWAQLHVESGLVAILNAGTAFWGVLVAALFLADERLSGRKLLGVTLGFFGVATAIGIGTLATLDLTSLGQIAVVASTLSYALAGVWARWFLKGLHPLVQAAGMLTASTLVMVPLAWGVEGPLSLALGWETWAAIAYVTVIATAAAYLLYYRVLAMAGSGNLMICTLLIAPIAIVLGAVFLGEALAPRAFVGFAILAAGLLILAGKTPFPARGSSLRQRD; from the coding sequence ATGGCGACGCAAATGACGATGGGCCCGCGGGCCTGGGGTGAGCTCCTCCTTCTATCTCTCATCTGGGGCGGCACGTTTCTGAGCGTGCGCATCGCGCTCGACACGATCGGGCCGCTGACGGTGGTGGCCCACCGCGTAGGCTGGGCGTGTCTCCTCCTCTGGGCAGTTGTGGCGGTCCTCCGGCTGCCTCTCCCGCTCTCGGCGCGCCTCCTCTTTGGCTTCTTGGGCATGGGGCTTCTCAACAACGCGGTGCCCTTCACGCTCCAGGCGTGGGCGCAGCTTCACGTGGAAAGCGGGCTCGTCGCGATCCTAAACGCGGGGACGGCGTTCTGGGGCGTACTCGTCGCGGCGCTCTTCCTCGCGGATGAGCGGCTGAGCGGCCGGAAGCTCCTTGGCGTCACGCTGGGCTTTTTCGGGGTGGCGACGGCCATCGGCATAGGCACGCTCGCCACGCTGGATCTCACGAGCCTTGGGCAGATCGCGGTCGTGGCCTCGACGCTGTCTTACGCCTTGGCCGGGGTCTGGGCGCGGTGGTTTCTCAAGGGGCTTCACCCGCTCGTGCAGGCGGCGGGCATGCTGACGGCCTCCACCCTCGTGATGGTGCCGCTGGCCTGGGGTGTCGAGGGGCCGCTCTCCCTCGCCCTCGGCTGGGAAACATGGGCGGCCATCGCCTACGTCACCGTTATCGCGACTGCGGCGGCCTACCTCCTCTACTACCGCGTGCTCGCCATGGCGGGATCGGGAAACCTGATGATCTGCACGCTCCTTATTGCACCCATCGCCATCGTGCTCGGCGCCGTCTTCCTCGGAGAGGCACTCGCGCCGCGTGCCTTCGTGGGCTTCGCCATTCTCGCCGCGGGCCTCCTCATCCTCGCGGGCAAAACCCCTTTTCCCGCGCGCGGCAGCTCGCTAAGACAGCGCGACTGA